A single Flavobacterium sp. 1 DNA region contains:
- the dnaG gene encoding DNA primase, producing MIAQATIDTVFETARVEEVIGDFVQLKRAGSNFKGLSPFSDERSPSFMVSPAKGIWKDFSSGKGGNSVAFLMEHSHFTYPEAIRYLAKKYNIEIEETERSEEEKLNTDVRESMYLVSEFAKTYFHTTLLNTEEGKAIGLSYFKERGFTNETIKKFSLGYSPETWDAFTKEALGKGYKMEFLESTGLTIAREDRPFDRFKSRVMFPIQSMSGRVLGFGGRILTNDKKAAKYLNSPESEIYHKSKVLYGIFQAKQSIAKLNNCFLVEGYTDVIQFNQAGIENVVASSGTALTPDQIRLINRLTKNITVLFDGDAAGLRASVRGIDLILEEGMNVKVCAFPDGEDPDSFAKKTPYEELVAYLDNNAKDFIQFKASLLMNDAKNDPVKKADLIRDMVQSISKIPDRIQREIYIQECSRIMDISEQVLTSTLAQLVQKDVAEVGKKAKQEQKAFEVVKNENPVEAEKVDVLYRLERKIIEILLLYGNKIEVFDYLLIGTNEGDIEKKSIKKELKVYDQVYLSLQEDETLLSNPLFLELYQSIINYYHQNDEFNLEQYLTQLPQHLSQEVTNIIMDDEQYSLDNWEGQNILVKQKEESISQYVTDNIFRLRSFLIRQIVQQFLKSISTDSKIDNSEILSDINDYNNLNKDICVFLGVVVQNYN from the coding sequence TTGATAGCACAAGCAACCATAGATACAGTTTTTGAAACCGCTCGAGTAGAGGAGGTTATTGGAGATTTTGTACAATTAAAAAGAGCAGGAAGTAATTTTAAGGGGCTGAGTCCGTTTTCGGATGAACGTTCTCCGTCTTTTATGGTTTCGCCAGCCAAAGGGATTTGGAAAGATTTTAGTTCGGGAAAAGGAGGTAACTCGGTTGCTTTTTTGATGGAACATTCGCATTTTACGTATCCCGAAGCCATTCGTTATTTGGCCAAAAAATACAATATCGAGATTGAGGAAACGGAACGATCAGAAGAAGAAAAATTAAATACAGATGTTCGCGAAAGTATGTATTTGGTTTCTGAATTTGCAAAAACCTATTTTCATACGACACTTTTAAACACTGAAGAAGGGAAAGCCATTGGGCTTTCTTATTTTAAAGAGCGTGGTTTTACTAACGAAACCATCAAGAAATTTTCTTTAGGATATTCACCGGAAACTTGGGATGCTTTTACAAAAGAAGCGTTAGGTAAAGGATATAAAATGGAATTTCTTGAAAGCACTGGACTTACCATTGCCAGAGAAGACCGTCCTTTTGACCGATTCAAAAGCAGGGTGATGTTTCCTATTCAAAGTATGTCTGGAAGGGTACTTGGTTTTGGTGGCCGAATTTTGACCAATGACAAAAAAGCTGCTAAATATTTAAACTCGCCCGAGAGTGAAATTTACCATAAAAGTAAAGTGTTGTATGGTATTTTTCAAGCGAAACAGTCCATAGCCAAACTAAATAATTGTTTTTTGGTCGAAGGATATACTGATGTTATTCAGTTTAATCAAGCGGGTATTGAGAATGTGGTTGCCTCTTCGGGAACGGCTCTTACACCGGATCAAATTCGGTTAATCAATAGGCTGACCAAAAACATTACCGTTCTATTTGACGGGGATGCGGCAGGACTTCGCGCTTCTGTCCGCGGGATTGATTTGATTCTTGAAGAAGGAATGAATGTAAAAGTTTGTGCATTTCCAGATGGAGAAGATCCAGACAGTTTTGCCAAGAAAACGCCTTATGAAGAATTAGTTGCCTATTTAGATAACAATGCCAAGGATTTTATTCAGTTTAAAGCATCTCTATTAATGAATGATGCTAAAAACGATCCAGTTAAGAAAGCTGATCTGATTCGGGATATGGTACAGAGTATTTCGAAGATTCCGGACAGAATCCAGAGGGAAATCTACATACAGGAATGTTCCAGAATAATGGATATTTCCGAGCAGGTTTTAACTAGTACTTTGGCGCAGTTGGTGCAAAAAGATGTTGCCGAAGTAGGAAAAAAAGCAAAACAAGAGCAAAAAGCTTTTGAAGTTGTGAAAAATGAAAATCCAGTTGAAGCTGAAAAAGTTGATGTGTTGTATCGTTTGGAGCGTAAAATAATTGAAATATTATTGTTGTACGGGAATAAAATTGAAGTTTTTGATTATTTATTAATAGGAACAAATGAAGGAGATATTGAGAAGAAATCAATTAAAAAAGAATTGAAAGTCTATGATCAAGTTTATTTAAGTTTGCAGGAGGATGAAACTTTATTGTCTAATCCATTATTTTTGGAATTATATCAAAGTATTATAAATTATTATCATCAAAACGATGAATTTAATTTAGAACAATATTTAACTCAATTGCCTCAACATCTTTCTCAAGAAGTTACTAATATTATAATGGATGATGAGCAATACTCATTGGACAATTGGGAAGGACAAAATATTCTTGTAAAACAAAAAGAAGAATCTATTAGTCAATATGTTACAGATAACATTTTTCGTTTACGTTCTTTTTTAATTCGTCAAATTGTTCAGCAATTTTTGAAATCAATTTCTACTGATTCTAAAATTGATAATTCAGAAATCCTATCCGATATAAATGACTATAATAATCTTAATAAAGATATATGTGTATTTTTAGGTGTGGTCGTTCAAAATTATAATTAA